Proteins from one Fusobacterium periodonticum 1_1_41FAA genomic window:
- the dxs gene encoding 1-deoxy-D-xylulose-5-phosphate synthase, with protein MSTELTEKCKEIRKQLIEVVSKNGGHLGPNLGVVELTVCLDEVFNFKEDIVLFDVGHQAYVYKILTDRDDKFHTIRTRGGLSPFLDPSESTYDHFISGHAGTALAAGVGFATANPDKKVVIIVGDASISNGHSLEALNYIGYKKLDNILVIVNDNDMSIGENVGFISKFLKKVISSGKYQNFREDVKSFINRIKANRLKNTLERMERSLKGYVTPFYALESLGFRFFSVSEGNNIEKLLPMLRKVKDLKGPIILLVKTEKGKGYCFAEENKEKFHGIAPFNIETGNTYKNSVSYSEIFGNKIVNLAREDKEIYTLSAAMIKGTGLDKFLKEFPDRCIDTGIAEGFAVTFSAGLARSQKKPYVCIYSTFIQRAISQLIHDISIQNLPVRFVIDRSGIVGEDGKTHNGIYDLSFFLTIQNFTVLCPTTAKELEEALELSKDFNSGPLVIRIPRDSVFNIEDDKPLEIGRWKEIKKGSKNLFIATGTMLKIILEIHEELKNRGIDATIVSAASVKPLDENYLLNYIKEYDNIFVLEENYVKNSFATSILEFLNDNGINKLIHRIALDSAIIPHGKRDELLAEERLKGESLIERIEEFVYGRKK; from the coding sequence ATGAGTACGGAACTTACAGAAAAATGTAAAGAGATTAGAAAGCAATTAATAGAAGTTGTAAGTAAAAATGGAGGACATTTAGGTCCAAATTTAGGAGTTGTAGAGCTTACAGTTTGCCTAGATGAAGTTTTTAATTTTAAAGAAGATATAGTACTTTTTGATGTAGGTCATCAGGCCTATGTTTATAAAATCTTGACTGATAGAGACGATAAATTCCATACTATAAGAACAAGAGGAGGTTTATCACCTTTCTTAGATCCAAGTGAAAGTACATATGACCATTTTATATCAGGACATGCAGGAACAGCTCTAGCAGCAGGAGTTGGTTTTGCTACTGCAAATCCTGATAAAAAAGTTGTAATTATTGTAGGAGATGCTTCTATTTCAAATGGACATTCTTTAGAGGCACTGAACTATATAGGTTATAAAAAACTAGATAATATCTTAGTCATTGTAAATGATAATGATATGTCTATAGGTGAAAATGTAGGATTTATCTCAAAATTTTTGAAGAAAGTAATATCTAGTGGAAAGTATCAAAATTTTAGAGAAGATGTAAAGAGTTTTATAAATAGAATAAAAGCTAACAGATTAAAAAATACTTTAGAAAGAATGGAAAGATCTTTAAAAGGATATGTAACTCCTTTCTATGCCTTAGAAAGCTTAGGATTTAGATTTTTTAGTGTTTCTGAAGGAAATAATATAGAAAAACTCTTACCTATGTTAAGAAAAGTAAAGGATTTAAAAGGCCCTATAATTTTATTAGTTAAAACAGAAAAGGGAAAAGGTTATTGTTTTGCTGAAGAAAATAAAGAAAAATTTCATGGTATAGCACCTTTTAATATTGAAACTGGAAATACATATAAAAATTCTGTTTCATACTCAGAGATATTTGGTAATAAAATAGTAAATTTGGCTAGAGAAGATAAAGAAATATATACTCTATCAGCTGCTATGATAAAAGGGACAGGACTTGATAAGTTTTTAAAAGAATTTCCTGATAGATGTATAGATACAGGAATAGCTGAAGGTTTTGCAGTTACTTTTTCGGCAGGACTAGCAAGGTCACAGAAAAAACCATATGTTTGTATCTATTCAACTTTTATTCAAAGAGCTATAAGTCAGCTTATCCATGACATATCTATACAGAATCTTCCTGTGAGATTTGTTATAGATAGAAGTGGAATAGTTGGAGAAGATGGAAAAACTCACAATGGAATATATGATTTATCATTTTTCTTAACTATACAGAATTTTACTGTTCTTTGCCCAACTACAGCAAAAGAATTAGAGGAAGCTTTGGAACTATCTAAAGATTTTAATTCTGGACCTTTAGTTATAAGAATACCAAGAGATTCAGTATTTAATATTGAAGATGATAAACCACTAGAAATTGGAAGATGGAAAGAAATAAAAAAAGGAAGTAAAAATTTATTTATAGCAACAGGAACTATGCTAAAAATAATATTAGAAATACATGAAGAATTAAAAAATAGAGGCATAGATGCAACTATTGTAAGTGCAGCCTCTGTTAAACCTCTTGATGAAAATTATCTATTAAACTATATAAAGGAATACGATAACATTTTTGTTTTGGAAGAAAATTATGTAAAAAATTCTTTTGCAACATCTATTCTTGAATTCTTAAATGACAATGGAATAAATAAATTAATTCATAGAATAGCTTTAGATTCAGCTATAATTCCGCATGGAAAAAGAGATGAATTATTAGCAGAAGAAAGATTAAAGGGAGAAAGTTTAATAGAAAGAATAGAGGAATTTGTTTATGGAAGAAAAAAATAA
- the yhbY gene encoding ribosome assembly RNA-binding protein YhbY, with protein sequence MNSKKRAFLKKKAHNLEAIVRIGKDGLNQNIIQSILDAIESRELIKVKILQNCEEEKTVIYSKLMDNKDFEVVGMIGRTIIIFKENKEHPTISLEWKNI encoded by the coding sequence ATGAACAGTAAAAAAAGAGCTTTTTTAAAGAAAAAAGCACATAATTTAGAAGCTATTGTTAGAATTGGAAAAGATGGTTTAAATCAAAATATTATTCAAAGTATTCTTGATGCTATAGAATCAAGAGAACTCATAAAGGTTAAAATTTTACAAAACTGTGAAGAAGAAAAAACTGTAATTTATTCTAAATTAATGGATAATAAAGACTTTGAAGTTGTAGGAATGATAGGTAGAACTATAATTATATTTAAAGAAAATAAGGAACATCCGACAATATCATTGGAATGGAAAAATATTTAA
- a CDS encoding ribonuclease J, producing MKKEKSKQQVVQVKEKKTSIKERLKSIKDDVLSLKAKKTKAKDENKNEKPKKKKEVKTVKVTEITQVVETKVKKSKKSKNDLEKMYVIPLGGLEEVGKNCTIVQYKDEIIIIDAGAIFPDENLPGIDLVIPDYSFLENNKSKIKGLFVTHGHEDHIGGIPYLYEKIEKDTVIYGGKLTNALIKSKFENFGVKKDLPKMIEVGSRSKISVGKYFTVEFVKVTHSIADSYSLSIKTPAGHVFITGDFKIDLTPVDNEKVDFVRLSELGEEGVDLMLSDSTNSEVEGFTPSERSVGDAFRQEFQKATGRIVVAVFASHVHRIQQIIDNAAYFGRKIAIDGRSLLKVFEIAPSVGRLNIPKNLLIPISAVEQFQDDEVVILCTGTQGEPLAALSRIAKNMHKHIMLREGDTVIISSTPIPGNEKAVSTNINNILRYDVDLVFKKLAGIHVSGHGSKEEQKLMLNLINPKNFMPVHGEYRMLKAHMKSAIETGVPKDKILITQNGDKVEVTKEYAKINGKVNSGEILVDGLGVGDIGSKVIKDRQQLSEDGIVIVAYSIDKQTGKILSGPEMSTKGFVYYKDSEDTMKEAQDLLLKKIRKEETYLGRDWQDLKGDVRDLLSRFFYEKLKRNPIIVPMLLEIES from the coding sequence ATGAAGAAAGAGAAATCGAAACAACAAGTAGTACAAGTGAAGGAGAAGAAAACTAGTATTAAAGAAAGGCTTAAAAGTATTAAAGATGATGTTTTAAGTTTAAAAGCAAAAAAAACAAAGGCTAAAGATGAAAACAAGAATGAAAAGCCTAAGAAAAAGAAAGAAGTTAAAACAGTTAAAGTAACTGAAATAACTCAAGTAGTCGAAACAAAAGTTAAGAAAAGTAAAAAATCAAAGAATGATTTAGAAAAAATGTATGTAATACCTCTAGGGGGATTAGAAGAAGTTGGGAAAAATTGTACCATAGTTCAATATAAGGATGAAATAATAATAATTGATGCTGGAGCAATATTTCCAGATGAAAATTTACCAGGTATTGATTTAGTTATACCTGATTACTCATTTTTAGAAAATAATAAATCTAAAATTAAAGGTTTATTCGTAACACATGGACATGAAGACCACATAGGTGGGATACCTTATCTATATGAAAAAATAGAAAAAGATACAGTTATCTATGGCGGAAAACTAACAAATGCTCTAATAAAATCTAAATTTGAAAATTTTGGAGTAAAGAAAGATTTGCCAAAGATGATTGAAGTAGGATCAAGAAGTAAAATAAGTGTAGGAAAGTATTTTACAGTTGAATTTGTAAAAGTTACACACTCAATAGCCGATTCATATTCTCTATCTATAAAAACACCAGCAGGTCATGTATTTATTACAGGAGATTTTAAAATAGATTTAACTCCTGTTGATAATGAAAAAGTAGATTTTGTAAGACTATCTGAGTTAGGAGAAGAAGGAGTTGACTTGATGCTTTCAGACTCAACAAACTCTGAAGTAGAAGGTTTCACACCTTCTGAAAGAAGTGTAGGAGATGCTTTTAGACAAGAATTTCAAAAAGCTACTGGAAGAATAGTTGTTGCAGTATTTGCTTCACATGTTCATAGAATACAACAAATAATAGATAATGCAGCATATTTTGGAAGGAAAATTGCTATTGATGGAAGAAGCTTATTAAAAGTATTTGAAATAGCACCAAGTGTAGGTAGATTAAATATACCTAAAAATTTACTTATACCTATATCAGCAGTAGAGCAATTTCAAGATGATGAGGTTGTTATTTTATGTACAGGTACTCAAGGTGAACCTTTGGCAGCACTTTCAAGAATAGCTAAAAATATGCACAAGCATATAATGTTAAGAGAGGGAGATACAGTTATAATTTCATCTACTCCAATACCAGGGAATGAAAAGGCAGTTTCAACTAATATTAATAACATATTAAGATATGATGTAGATTTAGTTTTTAAAAAGTTAGCAGGAATTCATGTTTCAGGACATGGAAGTAAAGAAGAACAAAAATTGATGTTAAATTTAATAAATCCAAAGAATTTTATGCCTGTTCATGGTGAATATAGAATGCTTAAAGCACATATGAAATCTGCTATAGAAACAGGAGTACCTAAGGATAAGATACTTATTACTCAAAATGGTGACAAGGTAGAAGTAACAAAAGAATATGCAAAAATAAATGGAAAAGTAAATTCTGGAGAAATTTTAGTAGACGGTTTAGGTGTGGGAGATATTGGAAGTAAAGTTATTAAAGATAGACAACAATTATCTGAAGATGGAATAGTTATAGTTGCCTATTCAATAGATAAACAAACAGGAAAGATTCTTTCAGGACCTGAAATGTCTACAAAAGGTTTTGTTTACTACAAAGATTCAGAAGATACTATGAAAGAAGCACAAGACTTATTATTGAAGAAAATAAGAAAAGAAGAAACTTATTTAGGAAGAGATTGGCAAGATTTAAAAGGAGATGTAAGAGATTTACTTTCAAGATTTTTCTATGAAAAACTAAAGAGAAATCCAATCATTGTTCCTATGTTATTAGAAATTGAAAGTTAG
- the mrdA gene encoding penicillin-binding protein 2, whose product MKLNKYRDNDVILGDKKNTREIWFKVIVFLCFFVLFLRLLYLQVLQGNEFSYLAERNQYKLIKIDSPRGKILDSKGKLVVTNGTGYRLIYSLGREEKEEYIREIAKLTDKTEEVVRKRIKYGEIFPYTKDNVLFEDLEEEKAHKLMEIINNYPYLEVQVYSKRKYLYDKVASHTIGYVKKISEKEYENLKEAGYTPRDMIGKLGIEKTYDDLLRGRNGFKYIEVNALNKIEREVEKVKSPIVGKNLYMGINMELQQYMEEEFEKDGRSGSFVALNPKTGEIITIVSYPTYSLNTFSSQISPEEWNRISNDPRKILTNKTIAGEYPPGSTFKMISAMAFLKSGIDPKLIYNDYNGYYQIGNWKWRAWKRGGHGPTDMKKSLVESANTYYYKFSDQIGYAPIVKVARDFSLGQKSGIDIPGEKTGIIPDPDWKKKRTKTVWFRGDTILLSIGQGFTLVTPIQLAKAYTFLANKGWAYEPHVVSRIEDVQTGKTETVVTQKTVLTDYPTSFYETINDALIATVDQNNGTTKIMKNPYVKVAAKSGSAQNPHSKLTHAWVAGYFPADTEPEIVFVCLLEGAGGGGVMAGGMAKRFLDKYLEIEKGIEVVKKTPQTETKQTNTSTTQRNVNNNSSEQGRGEEIVNEEREIETTSSTSEGEEN is encoded by the coding sequence ATGAAACTTAATAAATATAGAGATAATGATGTAATATTGGGGGATAAGAAAAATACTAGGGAAATATGGTTCAAAGTTATAGTTTTCCTATGTTTTTTTGTGCTTTTTTTAAGACTCTTATACCTTCAAGTTTTACAAGGGAATGAATTTTCTTATTTAGCCGAAAGAAATCAGTATAAATTAATAAAAATAGATTCACCTAGAGGGAAGATATTAGATTCAAAGGGCAAATTAGTTGTAACAAATGGAACAGGTTACAGACTTATATATTCTTTAGGAAGAGAAGAGAAAGAAGAATACATAAGAGAAATAGCAAAGCTTACAGATAAAACAGAAGAGGTAGTAAGAAAAAGAATTAAATATGGAGAAATTTTCCCTTATACAAAAGATAATGTTTTATTTGAAGATTTAGAAGAAGAAAAAGCACACAAATTAATGGAAATAATAAATAACTATCCTTACTTAGAAGTACAAGTGTATTCAAAAAGAAAATATTTGTATGATAAAGTAGCCTCTCATACAATAGGTTATGTAAAAAAAATCTCAGAAAAAGAGTATGAAAACTTAAAAGAAGCTGGATACACTCCAAGAGATATGATAGGTAAATTAGGAATAGAAAAAACCTATGATGACCTTTTAAGAGGAAGAAATGGATTTAAATATATAGAGGTAAATGCTTTAAATAAAATTGAAAGAGAAGTAGAAAAAGTAAAGAGTCCAATTGTTGGTAAGAATTTATATATGGGTATAAATATGGAATTACAACAATACATGGAAGAAGAATTTGAAAAAGATGGTAGAAGTGGGTCTTTTGTGGCATTAAATCCCAAGACCGGAGAAATTATAACTATAGTAAGTTATCCAACATATTCATTAAATACTTTTAGTTCACAAATTTCTCCTGAAGAATGGAACAGAATTTCAAATGACCCTAGAAAAATCTTAACTAACAAGACAATTGCTGGGGAATATCCTCCAGGTTCTACATTTAAAATGATATCTGCTATGGCGTTTTTAAAAAGTGGTATAGATCCTAAATTAATTTATAATGATTATAATGGATATTATCAAATAGGAAATTGGAAATGGAGAGCTTGGAAAAGAGGAGGTCATGGACCAACTGATATGAAAAAATCTCTTGTTGAGTCTGCAAATACTTATTATTATAAGTTTTCTGATCAAATAGGATATGCTCCAATAGTAAAAGTTGCTAGAGATTTTAGTTTAGGACAAAAGTCTGGTATAGATATTCCAGGTGAAAAAACTGGAATTATCCCAGATCCGGATTGGAAAAAGAAAAGAACTAAAACAGTTTGGTTTAGAGGAGACACTATACTTCTTTCAATAGGACAGGGTTTCACACTTGTAACACCAATTCAATTAGCGAAGGCTTATACTTTCCTAGCTAATAAAGGTTGGGCATACGAACCACATGTAGTTTCAAGAATAGAAGATGTACAGACAGGAAAAACTGAAACAGTTGTTACACAAAAAACAGTTTTAACTGATTATCCAACTTCATTTTATGAAACTATAAATGATGCTCTGATTGCAACAGTTGATCAAAATAATGGTACAACAAAAATAATGAAAAATCCTTATGTAAAAGTTGCAGCAAAAAGTGGTTCAGCACAAAATCCACATTCTAAATTGACACATGCTTGGGTTGCTGGTTATTTTCCAGCTGATACAGAGCCTGAAATTGTTTTTGTCTGTCTATTAGAAGGAGCAGGTGGTGGAGGAGTAATGGCCGGAGGAATGGCTAAAAGATTTTTAGATAAATACCTAGAAATAGAAAAAGGTATAGAAGTTGTTAAAAAGACTCCACAAACAGAAACTAAGCAAACTAATACTTCTACTACTCAAAGGAATGTAAATAATAATAGTTCTGAACAAGGAAGAGGAGAAGAAATAGTAAATGAAGAAAGAGAAATCGAAACAACAAGTAGTACAAGTGAAGGAGAAGAAAACTAG
- a CDS encoding LytR C-terminal domain-containing protein, with amino-acid sequence MGAKKGKKKGRATEIVILLIVILSVLLFFNFRGNNIKLSKDEKVLIIGKQNLFAIYEDRLAVKIPYELYIDSEETVEDLVSTRNYEQVLEKINSIVPEKLTRYIVIKSGEIKLDVENQRNIPETNIGDKRFILTSSVYAMFKELYHEKNSVDEQNENILVDVLNANGVGGYARKTGELIKTSLGMKYNAANYETTQDQSYVILNDISKEKAAEILEKLPEKYFKIKTKSSIPTLANIVVIIGSEKDINFKIDIYGTDSVLKDATDKVKKIGYTNVSTSVAKEGTEQSVIEYNKEDYFVALRVAKELGITDMIENNDLVNKIGVTIK; translated from the coding sequence ATGGGAGCTAAGAAAGGAAAGAAAAAAGGACGTGCCACTGAAATTGTAATACTATTAATTGTGATTTTATCAGTTCTTTTATTTTTTAATTTTAGAGGAAACAATATAAAATTATCAAAAGATGAAAAAGTCTTGATTATAGGCAAACAAAATTTATTTGCTATATATGAAGATAGATTAGCAGTAAAGATTCCTTATGAACTTTATATTGATAGTGAAGAAACAGTTGAAGATTTGGTTAGCACTAGAAATTATGAACAAGTATTGGAAAAAATAAATTCTATTGTTCCTGAAAAACTTACGAGATACATAGTTATTAAAAGTGGAGAAATAAAGTTAGATGTAGAAAATCAAAGAAATATCCCTGAAACTAATATAGGTGATAAAAGATTTATACTAACATCGAGTGTATATGCTATGTTTAAAGAATTATACCACGAAAAAAATTCTGTTGATGAACAAAATGAAAATATTTTAGTTGATGTATTAAATGCAAATGGAGTAGGTGGATATGCAAGAAAGACAGGAGAACTTATAAAAACAAGTTTAGGTATGAAATACAATGCTGCTAACTATGAAACTACTCAAGATCAAAGTTATGTTATTTTAAATGATATATCTAAGGAAAAAGCAGCTGAAATATTAGAAAAATTACCTGAAAAATATTTTAAAATAAAAACTAAATCGTCAATACCAACTTTAGCTAATATAGTTGTAATAATTGGAAGTGAAAAAGATATTAACTTTAAAATAGATATTTATGGAACTGATTCAGTTTTAAAAGATGCTACAGATAAAGTGAAAAAAATAGGTTATACTAATGTAAGTACTTCGGTCGCAAAAGAAGGAACAGAACAATCAGTAATAGAATACAATAAAGAAGATTATTTTGTAGCTCTAAGAGTAGCAAAAGAATTAGGAATTACAGACATGATTGAAAATAATGATTTAGTTAATAAAATTGGCGTAACTATAAAGTAG
- the mtaB gene encoding tRNA (N(6)-L-threonylcarbamoyladenosine(37)-C(2))-methylthiotransferase MtaB: MSFSKKVAFHTLGCKVNQYETESIKNQLIKRGYEEVPFEDKSDIYIINSCTVTSIADRKTRNMLRRAKKINPEAKVIVTGCYAQTNSREILEIEDVDFVIDNKNKSNIVNFVGAIEDISFEREKNGNIFQEKEYQEYEFATLREMTRAYVKIQDGCNHFCSYCKIPFARGKSRSRKKENILKEIEKLVEDGFKEVILIGIDLSAYGEDFEKKDSFESLLEDILKIKDLKRVRIGSVYPDKISDKFIDLFKNKNLMPHLHISLQSCDDTVLKNMRRNYGSSLIRESLLKLKSKVKNMEFTADVIVGFPKEDDSMFQNTRNVIKEIEFSGLHIFQYSDREGTIASNMDSKVDAKTKKQRADSLDQLKQEMILESREKYLGEVLEVLVEEEKEGEYFGYSQNYLRVKFKSEEKNLINELINIKIKSIENDILIGEKEKFYGS, from the coding sequence ATGAGTTTTTCTAAAAAAGTTGCTTTTCATACCTTAGGTTGCAAGGTTAATCAATATGAAACAGAAAGTATAAAAAATCAGCTTATTAAGAGAGGATATGAGGAAGTTCCTTTCGAAGATAAATCTGATATATATATTATAAATTCATGTACTGTTACAAGTATAGCAGACAGAAAAACTAGAAATATGTTAAGGAGAGCAAAGAAAATAAATCCTGAAGCAAAGGTTATAGTTACAGGTTGTTATGCACAAACAAACAGTAGAGAAATATTAGAAATAGAAGATGTAGATTTTGTTATAGATAATAAGAATAAAAGTAATATAGTGAATTTTGTTGGAGCTATCGAAGATATAAGTTTTGAAAGAGAAAAAAACGGAAATATCTTCCAAGAAAAAGAGTACCAAGAATACGAGTTTGCTACTCTTAGAGAAATGACAAGAGCCTATGTAAAAATACAAGATGGTTGTAATCATTTTTGCTCATATTGTAAGATACCTTTTGCCAGAGGTAAAAGTAGATCAAGAAAGAAAGAAAATATTTTAAAAGAAATAGAAAAATTAGTAGAAGATGGTTTTAAAGAAGTGATATTAATAGGTATAGATTTGAGTGCCTATGGAGAAGATTTTGAAAAGAAAGATAGCTTTGAGTCTTTACTTGAAGATATATTAAAAATAAAAGATTTAAAAAGAGTTAGAATAGGTTCAGTTTATCCTGATAAAATAAGTGATAAATTTATAGACTTATTTAAGAATAAAAACTTGATGCCGCATCTTCACATATCTTTACAGTCTTGTGATGACACAGTTTTAAAGAATATGAGAAGAAATTATGGAAGTTCTCTTATAAGAGAAAGTCTATTAAAGTTAAAATCTAAAGTAAAAAATATGGAATTTACAGCAGATGTAATAGTAGGTTTTCCTAAAGAAGATGACTCTATGTTCCAAAATACTCGTAATGTCATAAAGGAGATTGAATTCTCAGGCTTACATATTTTCCAATATTCCGATAGAGAAGGGACTATTGCGAGTAATATGGACAGTAAGGTAGATGCTAAAACTAAAAAGCAAAGAGCTGATAGTCTAGATCAATTGAAACAAGAAATGATATTAGAGAGTAGAGAAAAGTATTTAGGAGAAGTTTTAGAAGTTTTAGTTGAAGAAGAAAAGGAAGGTGAGTATTTCGGGTATTCTCAAAATTATTTGAGAGTTAAATTTAAATCAGAAGAAAAAAATCTTATAAATGAATTAATAAATATAAAAATAAAATCGATAGAAAATGATATTTTAATTGGTGAAAAGGAGAAATTTTATGGGAGCTAA
- a CDS encoding RsmE family RNA methyltransferase encodes MLSVLVTEVYDEYILVIDANDINHIKNVFRKEKGDIVRAVDGSNEYLCEIEEINDKEIKLKIIEKKADKFSLDIELDAGISILKGDKMDLTIQKLTELGINKIIPIAVKRCVVKLDKKKDRWDTIAKEALKQCQGVVPTVVDEIKKIDKLNLKDYDLVLVPYENEEEIFLKDILRNLKVKPSKILYIIGAEGGFEKEEIDFLKSQGAKIISLGKRILRAETAAIVTGGVIINEFF; translated from the coding sequence TTGTTAAGTGTTCTTGTTACAGAAGTTTATGATGAATATATTTTAGTGATAGATGCAAATGATATAAATCATATTAAAAATGTTTTTAGAAAAGAAAAAGGAGATATAGTTAGGGCTGTTGATGGTTCTAATGAATATCTTTGTGAAATCGAAGAAATTAATGATAAAGAAATTAAACTAAAAATAATAGAAAAAAAAGCAGATAAATTTTCTTTAGATATAGAGTTAGATGCGGGTATTTCTATACTTAAAGGAGATAAGATGGATCTGACTATACAAAAATTAACTGAATTAGGAATAAACAAAATCATTCCAATTGCAGTCAAAAGATGTGTAGTCAAATTAGATAAGAAAAAAGACAGATGGGATACAATAGCAAAAGAAGCATTAAAACAATGCCAAGGAGTTGTTCCTACTGTGGTTGATGAAATAAAAAAAATTGACAAGTTAAATTTAAAAGACTATGATTTAGTGTTAGTTCCTTATGAGAATGAAGAAGAAATATTTTTAAAAGATATTTTAAGAAATTTAAAAGTTAAGCCTTCAAAGATTTTATATATCATAGGAGCTGAAGGTGGTTTTGAAAAAGAAGAGATTGATTTTTTGAAAAGTCAAGGAGCTAAAATTATAAGTTTGGGAAAAAGGATATTAAGGGCAGAAACAGCAGCAATAGTTACAGGAGGAGTAATAATAAATGAGTTTTTCTAA
- a CDS encoding RrF2 family transcriptional regulator, translated as MKINTKVRYGLKALAYIAENSSDKKLVRIKEISEDQDISIQYLEQILFKLKNENIIEGKRGPTGGYKLTLKPNQINLYTIYKILDDEERVIDCNENAEGKAHNCNEEACGETCIWSRLDNAMTKILSETSLEDFIKNGKKI; from the coding sequence ATGAAGATAAACACGAAGGTTAGATATGGATTAAAAGCATTAGCATATATAGCTGAAAATTCGAGTGATAAAAAATTAGTTAGAATAAAAGAAATTTCTGAAGATCAAGATATATCAATTCAATATCTTGAACAAATTCTTTTTAAATTAAAAAATGAAAATATAATTGAAGGAAAAAGAGGACCTACAGGTGGTTATAAATTGACATTAAAACCTAATCAAATAAATTTGTATACTATATATAAAATTTTAGATGATGAAGAAAGAGTTATAGATTGTAATGAAAATGCTGAAGGAAAAGCACATAATTGTAATGAAGAAGCCTGTGGGGAAACTTGTATTTGGAGTAGACTTGATAATGCTATGACAAAAATTTTATCTGAAACATCTTTAGAAGATTTTATTAAAAATGGTAAAAAAATATAG
- the ruvB gene encoding Holliday junction branch migration DNA helicase RuvB, producing MDRIISELEMPNEIEIQKSLRPKSFDEYIGQENLKEKMNISIKAAQKRNMTVDHILLYGPPGLGKTTLAGVIANEMQANLKITSGPILEKAGDLAAILTSLEENDILFIDEIHRLNNTVEEILYPAMEDGELDIIIGKGPSAKSIRIELPPFTLIGATTRAGLLSAPLRDRFGVSHKMEYYNIDEIRAIIIRGAKILGVKISEEGAIEISKRSRGTPRIANRLLKRVRDYCEIKGNGTIDVVSAKNALDMLGVDSSGLDELDRNIINSIIENYDGGPVGIETLSLLLGEDRRTLEEVYEPYLVKIGFLKRTNRGRVVTPKAYQHFKKDEVKNEDKHEG from the coding sequence GTGGATAGAATTATAAGTGAACTTGAAATGCCCAACGAAATTGAAATTCAAAAATCATTGAGGCCAAAAAGTTTTGATGAATATATAGGACAAGAAAATTTAAAAGAAAAAATGAACATTTCAATAAAGGCTGCTCAAAAAAGAAATATGACAGTTGACCATATTTTGCTTTATGGTCCTCCAGGTTTAGGTAAAACAACTTTAGCTGGAGTTATTGCTAACGAAATGCAGGCAAACTTAAAAATAACATCAGGGCCTATATTAGAAAAAGCAGGAGATTTAGCAGCAATTTTGACATCTTTAGAAGAAAATGATATCTTATTTATAGATGAAATTCATAGATTAAATAACACTGTAGAAGAAATTTTATATCCTGCTATGGAAGATGGAGAACTTGATATAATTATAGGAAAAGGTCCATCTGCAAAGTCAATAAGAATAGAGTTACCACCTTTCACACTGATAGGTGCTACAACAAGAGCAGGTCTTTTAAGTGCTCCGCTTAGAGACAGATTTGGTGTTAGTCATAAGATGGAATATTATAATATAGATGAGATAAGGGCTATTATTATAAGAGGAGCAAAAATTTTAGGAGTAAAAATTAGCGAAGAAGGCGCCATAGAAATTTCAAAGAGAAGTAGAGGAACACCAAGAATAGCTAATAGACTTTTAAAAAGAGTTAGAGATTATTGTGAAATTAAAGGAAATGGAACAATAGATGTGGTAAGTGCTAAGAATGCCTTAGATATGCTAGGTGTTGATAGCAGTGGCTTAGATGAATTAGACAGAAATATTATTAACTCCATAATTGAAAATTATGATGGAGGGCCAGTTGGTATAGAGACTTTATCTCTTTTATTAGGAGAAGATAGAAGAACCTTAGAGGAAGTTTATGAACCTTATTTAGTAAAAATTGGATTTTTAAAAAGAACTAATAGAGGTAGAGTAGTAACTCCTAAGGCCTACCAACATTTTAAGAAAGATGAGGTAAAAAATGAAGATAAACACGAAGGTTAG